The stretch of DNA ACGGTGGGCTGAAGCTGGTGCGTCATGAACGTCGCCGCGCGCGCGACCGGGCGACGCGGCTGCAGGCCTTCCTGGAAGCGATGCATCTGGGGGCTGCCGCCGGCCTCAAGGAACTCGACCGGCTGTCGCTTGCCCGCACGCAGATGGAGCTGCGCTTTCGCGGCCGCCGTTCCAACAGCAGCCTGCCGGATCTTGCCGATTTCATCCTGTCGCGGCCGATGGTCTCGGCGGCGATGATCGCCCGCCATCTGCGCATTACGCCACGCGGCGCGCTGAACCTCGTCAACGAGATCGGCATTCGTGAGATCACCGGCCGCGGCCGCTACCGCGCCTGGGGCATTATCTGAAACGAAAACGGCCGGGTCGTTGACCCGGCCACTCTGGCTCTTTGTTTATCCATGTATTTAAAGTGAACACCCGATCTGCCATCCTGTCACAGACAGCAGACCGGGCGCTCTTGCGCTTCCTTTGCCCCCGGAAGCGCGATCCTTATTCCCGCTCGCCCGTGAAGTTGAGCAGAAGCTGGAAGATGTTGACGAAGTTCAGGTAGAGCGACAGAGCGCCGAAGACGGCGAGCTTCTGGTTCGATTCCTGATCGTAGTTTTCCGAATACTGTTCCTTGATGTTCTGCGTGTCGTAGGCGGTGAGGCCGACGAAGACGACGATGCCGATCACCGAGACGGCGAACTGCAGCGCCGACGAACCCAGGAAGATGTTGACGATGCTGGCGATGACAACGCCGATGAGGCCCATCATCAGGAACGAGCCCATGCGCGAGAGGTCACGCTTCGTCACATAGCCGTAGAGGCTGGTGGCGCCGAACATCGTGGCGGTGATGAAGAAGGTCCGCGCAATGCTCATCCCGGTGAAGACCAGGAAGACGGAGGCGAGCGACAGGCCCATCACGGCGCAGAAGGCCCAGAAGGTGATCTGCGCGGTGCTGGCCGACATCGTCTGGATGCGGAACGAGAAGAAGAAGACGAAGGCGAGCGGCGCCAGCATCACCACCCACTTCAGCGGCGAGCCGAAGATCGGCACGTAGAGCGCCGGCGTCGAGCCGACGACGAAGGCGACGAGGCCGGTGATAACCAGGCCGAGCGCCATGTAATTGTAGACGCGCAGCATATGCTGGCGCAGGCCCTCGTCGAAGACGGCCTGGGAGCCGGCCACGGCGCCATAGCGGGAATTGATCGGGTTCATGCTGATCTCCTCGGTTTGAACTAATAGAGCGAGCGGGCGAGCCGTTCGGCCGCCTGATCGAGATTGAGACCGCTTTCGTCGGCGATCAGCGCATAGGCGACCTCGCCGATCTGCCAATAGGCGGCTTCTGCCTTCTCAAGCGCCAGATGGCTGACGGGCTTGACCTCGAAGGCGCCCGGGCGGACGGCGAAAAGCGACAGCCGCTTTCCATCCGACTGCTCGATCGCCATTTCGACGCTGGGGCCGAATTCGGACGGGAAGATCTGCACGTCGGCGACCTTCCAATCCTGAGGCAGTTCCGGCATCACGATCGCGGTGGCGGCACGAATGTCGTCGGCGCTGTAGGTGGCCGGCGTCTGCGGCGGCATCGATTGACGCAGGGCGGCGGTCTGGTAGGCGCGGACGGCATCCTCGACATAGGCGGGTGCCGGGACCGATGCCGATACCTCGGTTGCCGAGAAAGCGCCGAAGGAATTGTGCGCCACCCAGCCGGCGGTCACCAGAATACCAACAGCGGCAATGCGCTGCATGGAATGGAAAATGCGGCCATAGGAAAGGCCCCGTTCCAGCCGGCGGGCGGCATCGCGGGTCTCGGGACGGCCGAAGGCGCTTTCGCCGGCAAGCGCCAGGCGCAACTCGCCCTTCATGCTGAGGTCGGCCATGACCTTGGCGGCAATCGCCGGGTGGCCGGAAAGATAGGATTCCACCTGGATGCGGCGGGCGACATCGAGTTCGCCATCCACATAGGCGTCGAGATCGACATCGAGGATCGGATCAATTGCCTTCATTGCCATCCCCTCCAATCAGTCTCAGATGCGAAATGCGCGGCGTCTTCTCCTCGAATTCGCGCAATTGCGCGCGGGCGCGGGAGATGCGCGACATCAGCGTGCCCACAGGAATGCCCAGCGCATTGGCGGCTTCCTGGTAGGAAAGGCCTTCGATCGCCACGAGATGCAGCGCCTCGCGCTGCTCCTCCGGCAGATCGAAAAAGGCGTCGCGCACCTGCTGCAGCCGCACGGCATGTTCCTGGCCGGCCGGCAGCGACTGTTCGGCCTCGACAGCCGCCTCGTCATGGCGGCGCGTCAGCGATCGGTTCTGGCGCAGACGGTCGATATGGGCGTTGTGCAGGATGGAGAGCAGCCAGGTGCGCAGATTGCCGCCGCTGCGGAAGCTCTTTTTCTTCTCGAGCGCCCGCACCAGCGCGTCATGCACCAGATCCTCAGCCTCGTCCGAATTGCGCACCAGCGAGCGAGCGTAGCGCCTGAGCGCTGCAAGCTGTCCGATGACGTCGAAGGGGCGGTCTTTGCGTTCCATGATTGAGTATACGCAAGCCGGGCGGATTTTATTCCCGGGGACGATAAAAAAATCATACGGGCCGACGACGCCATCGCCGCAGCGTAAATCCGCGATTGTTTATGACAACTACATGACAGATCATGACGCCGCTGATTTGAAGGGGAAAAGCAAGAATGAAGGAAAAGAAGCGGGTCTACGAAGCTCTCGTAGACGGCGCCATGGAAGGGCTGACGGATCAGGCGCTCTATGATTTCGTCAAGGCGCGTTGTCCAAACGCCACCAGCAAGAAGATCGTCCGGGCCTCGCTTCTCGCTCTCATCGATCCTCATCTCCGGGACCGCAATATTCTCGATGTGATCTACGCCCTTGCGATCAAGCATCGGCTGGATGACGGCGAAGACGGGCGGGCTCCATCCGCGCAGGCGGCCAATCAGAACATGCCGCAGCTTTCCTGACGCCGCCGCCTGCGGCTTCCGACATTCTCAGCCGCCGTCCGAAAGCCCTTCGAGGATTG from Rhizobium sp. N324 encodes:
- a CDS encoding anti-sigma factor family protein, with the protein product MKAIDPILDVDLDAYVDGELDVARRIQVESYLSGHPAIAAKVMADLSMKGELRLALAGESAFGRPETRDAARRLERGLSYGRIFHSMQRIAAVGILVTAGWVAHNSFGAFSATEVSASVPAPAYVEDAVRAYQTAALRQSMPPQTPATYSADDIRAATAIVMPELPQDWKVADVQIFPSEFGPSVEMAIEQSDGKRLSLFAVRPGAFEVKPVSHLALEKAEAAYWQIGEVAYALIADESGLNLDQAAERLARSLY
- a CDS encoding Bax inhibitor-1/YccA family protein, whose translation is MNPINSRYGAVAGSQAVFDEGLRQHMLRVYNYMALGLVITGLVAFVVGSTPALYVPIFGSPLKWVVMLAPLAFVFFFSFRIQTMSASTAQITFWAFCAVMGLSLASVFLVFTGMSIARTFFITATMFGATSLYGYVTKRDLSRMGSFLMMGLIGVVIASIVNIFLGSSALQFAVSVIGIVVFVGLTAYDTQNIKEQYSENYDQESNQKLAVFGALSLYLNFVNIFQLLLNFTGERE
- a CDS encoding sigma-70 family RNA polymerase sigma factor — its product is MERKDRPFDVIGQLAALRRYARSLVRNSDEAEDLVHDALVRALEKKKSFRSGGNLRTWLLSILHNAHIDRLRQNRSLTRRHDEAAVEAEQSLPAGQEHAVRLQQVRDAFFDLPEEQREALHLVAIEGLSYQEAANALGIPVGTLMSRISRARAQLREFEEKTPRISHLRLIGGDGNEGN